Proteins from a genomic interval of Nitrospina gracilis Nb-211:
- a CDS encoding AAA family ATPase → MSPTNAAIARLQSNIESVIIGKSDVIENTIITLIAGGHLLIEDVPGVGKSSLAFALARSLGLEFRRIQFTNDILPSDIVGVSIYNQKENSFEFNRGPIFANLVLADEINRSSPRTQSALLEAMNEKQVSVDNHTYDLEDPFMVIATQNPIESHGAHPLPESQLDRFMMYLSMGYPDPEEERKLLGTQSPSRNIKEVKAILTRDDVLALQRQAEAVTMEPVLIDYIMNVVTATRESKHLSLGVSPRGGLILQQAARARALVHGRTYCIPDDIKQLAIPVLCHRVIPQNHHGMNKRTAADTSAVIMEIVDKMEIPV, encoded by the coding sequence ATGAGCCCCACGAACGCGGCGATCGCCCGCCTCCAGTCCAATATCGAAAGCGTCATCATCGGCAAATCCGACGTCATCGAAAACACCATCATCACCCTGATCGCTGGCGGGCATCTCTTGATCGAAGACGTCCCCGGCGTCGGCAAAAGCTCGCTGGCCTTCGCGCTGGCACGGTCGCTCGGCCTCGAGTTCCGTAGAATCCAGTTCACCAACGATATCCTGCCGTCGGACATCGTCGGCGTCTCCATCTACAACCAGAAGGAGAACTCCTTCGAGTTCAACCGCGGTCCCATTTTCGCCAACCTGGTGCTGGCCGACGAGATCAACCGCTCCTCGCCGCGCACGCAGAGCGCCCTGCTGGAGGCCATGAACGAAAAGCAGGTGTCGGTGGACAACCACACCTACGACCTCGAAGACCCGTTCATGGTCATCGCCACGCAGAATCCGATCGAAAGCCACGGCGCGCACCCCCTCCCCGAGTCGCAACTCGACCGCTTCATGATGTACCTGTCGATGGGCTACCCGGACCCGGAGGAAGAACGCAAGCTGCTGGGCACGCAGTCACCGTCGCGCAACATCAAGGAAGTGAAAGCCATCCTCACGCGCGACGACGTCCTCGCCCTGCAACGGCAGGCGGAGGCGGTGACGATGGAACCGGTGCTGATCGACTACATCATGAACGTGGTGACAGCCACGCGCGAATCGAAACACCTGTCCCTGGGCGTCAGCCCGCGCGGCGGGTTGATCCTGCAGCAGGCGGCGCGCGCCCGCGCCCTGGTGCATGGCCGCACCTACTGCATCCCCGACGACATCAAGCAACTCGCCATCCCCGTGCTGTGCCACCGCGTCATCCCGCAGAACCACCATGGCATGAACAAACGCACGGCGGCGGACACCTCCGCAGTCATCATGGAAATCGTCGATAAAATGGAGATTCCGGTTTAA
- a CDS encoding DUF58 domain-containing protein yields MNQPNEYKPVFTVSFYNRTLHLTREGGGFIFLVFGVGLGAINTGNNLLYLILAMCCSFIVVSGILSEHTLRDIRVRASLPKSIYPGDAYPVAIHVRNGKKRLSSYSCYVEFPADSLGRYEVEPPLYFFQIPPGGTLEKTALLTAKKRGPLKIRFAQLRTRFPFGFFMKAKLVPVEVETLVFPVIKPVELPDPTDIAEEGEGVISQRGDDLYALREFRPGDTLSAVHWKSSAKTGNLRVKEFAHGGFHSFTLFLNIIDPETQKMVASSVLEQRVSETASLAYHLMRRGDEVRLKTHDYESASGNSEAHLESILTYLALVGLDTRRNTNETNG; encoded by the coding sequence ATGAACCAGCCTAATGAATACAAACCGGTTTTCACCGTTTCGTTTTACAACAGAACGCTCCACCTGACCCGCGAGGGCGGCGGCTTCATCTTCCTCGTGTTCGGCGTGGGACTGGGCGCCATCAACACCGGCAACAACCTGCTGTACCTGATCCTCGCCATGTGTTGCAGTTTCATCGTCGTTTCGGGTATCCTTTCGGAGCACACGTTGCGGGATATCCGGGTTCGGGCCAGCCTGCCGAAGTCAATCTACCCCGGTGACGCCTACCCGGTTGCCATCCATGTCCGTAATGGAAAAAAGCGGCTGTCGTCCTATTCCTGCTATGTGGAGTTTCCCGCGGATTCGCTGGGCCGGTACGAAGTGGAACCACCTCTGTATTTTTTTCAGATTCCGCCCGGTGGCACGCTGGAGAAAACCGCTCTGCTGACCGCGAAAAAACGCGGACCGTTGAAAATCCGGTTCGCGCAGTTGCGGACGCGGTTCCCTTTCGGCTTTTTCATGAAAGCCAAGCTGGTTCCGGTGGAAGTGGAAACGCTGGTGTTCCCGGTGATCAAACCGGTGGAACTGCCGGACCCGACGGACATCGCCGAGGAAGGCGAGGGTGTGATCAGCCAGCGGGGGGACGACCTTTACGCCCTGCGCGAGTTCCGGCCCGGCGACACGTTGAGCGCGGTGCACTGGAAATCCAGCGCCAAAACCGGAAACCTGCGCGTCAAGGAGTTCGCGCATGGCGGGTTTCACAGCTTCACTCTGTTTTTGAATATCATCGATCCGGAAACACAGAAGATGGTGGCCTCCAGCGTGCTGGAGCAACGCGTCTCGGAAACGGCATCCCTTGCGTACCACCTGATGCGACGGGGCGACGAGGTGCGACTAAAAACTCACGACTACGAATCGGCGTCCGGCAATTCCGAAGCGCACCTGGAGTCGATTCTCACCTACCTTGCACTGGTGGGGCTCGACACGCGCCGCAATACGAATGAAACGAATGGCTAG
- a CDS encoding LOG family protein has product MARKNLQIGIIGSGTNQYAKLTWPIGRWIAEQGFNLVTGGGGGVMESAAQAFRQVSHRKGKVIGILPSGIACDRAPMRSHYKTPSGYPNDFVDIPIYTHLHLSGIQGKGVASRNHIIVLTSDVVIGFPGGPGTRSEVQLALEYKKPIVLLNKDHIWEEFKRTEARVVDTPDDVIAAVRSLEPDWFD; this is encoded by the coding sequence ATGGCTAGAAAAAACCTTCAAATCGGAATCATCGGCTCTGGCACCAACCAATATGCCAAGCTGACGTGGCCCATTGGGCGGTGGATCGCCGAGCAGGGATTCAACCTGGTGACGGGCGGCGGCGGAGGGGTGATGGAGTCCGCCGCGCAAGCGTTCCGCCAGGTATCGCACCGCAAGGGCAAGGTGATCGGCATCCTGCCCTCCGGCATCGCCTGCGACAGGGCGCCGATGCGCAGTCACTACAAAACCCCGTCGGGTTACCCCAACGACTTCGTGGACATTCCCATCTACACCCACCTCCACCTGTCCGGTATTCAAGGAAAGGGCGTGGCCAGCAGGAACCACATCATTGTGCTGACGTCGGACGTAGTGATCGGTTTTCCCGGCGGACCCGGCACCCGCTCGGAGGTGCAGTTGGCGCTCGAGTACAAAAAGCCGATCGTGCTTCTCAACAAGGACCACATCTGGGAAGAGTTCAAACGCACTGAAGCGCGGGTGGTGGACACGCCGGACGATGTCATTGCCGCCGTGCGCAGTCTGGAGCCGGACTGGTTCGACTGA
- a CDS encoding outer membrane lipoprotein-sorting protein, whose protein sequence is MDWKRWMRNVALTLTMVLAWASTAGGEGGLPQEWKDLDPQKLVEAIDANLWSPTKYVEGRLIVDNGRRVRTLEMNTWMEGIVKSFSHYKSPPRERDTKMLKIDRKLWLYTPQTDRTILIAGHLLRQSMMGSDLSYEDMLEDEKLSEAYIPKIAMVEEFDGVKTLVLDLTAKDPEKTYQFRKVWTDPERKIVLREQRFAKSGKLLKMIDFKGYHIIDGRLFPHKMVFRDMLKDNTKTTYMFDHIEFNVDIPAKYFSKSILKR, encoded by the coding sequence ATGGACTGGAAGCGGTGGATGAGAAACGTGGCGTTGACGCTGACGATGGTTTTGGCATGGGCTTCCACCGCCGGCGGCGAGGGCGGACTTCCGCAAGAGTGGAAGGACCTCGACCCGCAAAAGCTGGTGGAAGCCATCGACGCCAACTTGTGGTCCCCCACCAAGTACGTTGAAGGCCGGTTGATCGTCGACAACGGGCGCCGCGTGCGCACACTGGAGATGAACACGTGGATGGAGGGCATCGTCAAATCCTTCAGCCACTATAAATCGCCGCCGCGCGAGCGCGATACCAAGATGCTCAAGATCGACCGCAAGCTGTGGCTGTACACGCCGCAGACCGACCGCACCATCCTGATCGCCGGGCACCTCCTGCGCCAGTCGATGATGGGCAGTGACCTGTCCTATGAAGATATGCTGGAGGATGAAAAACTGAGCGAGGCGTACATCCCAAAGATCGCCATGGTGGAAGAATTCGACGGCGTGAAAACGCTGGTGCTGGACCTCACCGCGAAAGATCCGGAAAAGACCTACCAGTTCCGCAAGGTATGGACCGACCCGGAGCGCAAGATCGTTCTGCGCGAACAGCGTTTCGCCAAAAGCGGGAAACTGCTCAAAATGATTGACTTCAAAGGCTACCACATCATCGACGGTCGTCTGTTTCCCCACAAGATGGTGTTCCGCGACATGCTGAAAGACAACACCAAGACGACCTACATGTTCGACCACATCGAATTCAATGTGGACATCCCCGCCAAATATTTTTCCAAAAGTATTCTGAAGCGTTGA
- a CDS encoding ABC transporter permease, whose translation MIRFTMIGIVRDKSRSLFPFLIVTVGVALMVGLLGFMDGIFMGMLDMSAKLDTGHLRFVNKPFYKEEHLVPLDRALADQQETREWLEANSDPRIEWTPRIRWGALMDVPDEQGNTKSQTPITGMAVQLLNPTSSERERLDLESSVTEGRIPEKSGEMLVGYQLAESLGLNPGSTVTLLGQTFDGGLATDNYTVTGLIHFGVTAMDKKMALIDLADAQHTFYMDNMVTDWLGFLPASVPYDEYVDIKQAIEEKLPGLRQTPPEQWAKDDFPITLTILDQRNIGEIARKFELIRGVIVLIFTFLMVLVLWNAGLLNSIHRYGEMGLRLAMGETHKHLVASLTLEAFAVGVLGSIAGCVVGGLVVFYLQEVGVDMGDALAQSGLMLNDVARGRVTIEGFVRGIVPGMTASVAGSLFASLAIFKRSEANLFRELEVG comes from the coding sequence GTGATCCGTTTCACCATGATAGGTATTGTGCGCGACAAAAGTCGCTCGCTGTTTCCGTTTCTCATCGTCACCGTCGGCGTGGCGTTGATGGTGGGACTGCTCGGGTTTATGGACGGTATCTTCATGGGCATGCTGGACATGTCCGCAAAACTCGACACCGGCCATCTGCGTTTCGTCAACAAACCGTTCTATAAGGAAGAACATCTCGTGCCTCTGGACCGGGCGCTGGCCGATCAGCAGGAAACCCGCGAATGGTTGGAGGCGAACAGCGATCCGCGCATCGAATGGACACCGCGTATCCGCTGGGGCGCGTTGATGGACGTGCCGGACGAGCAGGGCAACACCAAAAGTCAGACGCCGATCACCGGCATGGCGGTTCAACTTCTGAATCCCACGTCATCCGAGCGGGAGCGGCTCGATTTGGAATCGTCGGTCACCGAGGGCCGGATTCCCGAAAAGTCAGGTGAGATGCTGGTGGGCTATCAACTGGCGGAGTCGCTGGGGCTGAATCCCGGTTCCACCGTGACCCTGCTCGGCCAGACCTTCGACGGCGGGCTCGCCACCGACAACTACACGGTGACCGGCCTGATCCATTTCGGCGTCACCGCCATGGACAAGAAGATGGCGCTCATCGATCTCGCCGATGCCCAGCACACGTTCTACATGGACAACATGGTGACCGACTGGCTGGGGTTCCTGCCCGCTTCGGTGCCGTACGATGAGTATGTGGACATAAAGCAGGCCATCGAGGAAAAACTGCCCGGCCTGCGGCAGACTCCGCCGGAACAGTGGGCGAAGGATGATTTTCCCATCACCCTCACCATCCTCGACCAGAGAAACATCGGCGAGATCGCGCGCAAGTTCGAACTCATCCGCGGCGTCATCGTGCTCATCTTCACATTTCTCATGGTGCTGGTGCTGTGGAACGCGGGCCTGCTGAACAGCATCCACCGTTATGGAGAGATGGGCCTGCGTCTGGCGATGGGCGAGACGCACAAACATCTGGTGGCGTCGCTCACGCTGGAAGCGTTTGCGGTGGGCGTACTGGGTTCCATTGCAGGGTGCGTGGTCGGCGGGCTGGTGGTGTTTTACCTGCAGGAGGTGGGCGTCGATATGGGCGATGCTCTCGCCCAGTCCGGATTGATGCTCAACGACGTGGCGCGTGGACGCGTCACCATTGAGGGCTTTGTGCGAGGCATCGTGCCGGGGATGACGGCGAGCGTGGCAGGCAGTCTGTTCGCCAGCCTCGCCATCTTCAAACGCTCCGAAGCCAATTTATTTCGCGAACTGGAAGTGGGGTGA
- a CDS encoding ABC transporter permease, which translates to MILNMAFKNFIRQGMRAWLNVLVTALILIAVVFALSLLNGFQAQALRNMASTDVAGGHYRVPGFDILEPTEWEDLTLPVPDKLARLPHSDKAEVLVQQGQLFPNRRLFPVQLRGVEVEQTLLELPLEPLRRENPEVGPIIPVILGTKMAEEAHLSVGDTVVLKWRDRHGAVDALDVRVVDVVPLINPRIDEGVVWMRLDHLRTITDRPNEVTWVAVKEPVGSIAGFEFQSVDALMSDLLTLLRHDRRNTRILWIILISLAAISVFNTQILSVFKRQKEIGTLMALGMTPERVVRLFTLEGSFAALLALVVAVILGVPFFIWFQGVGFDVSHLSETGFPVREKIFLDIRPWEVIISTLVTVSIVIAVAWAPVKKIVRLDPTQALRGRAIT; encoded by the coding sequence GTGATCCTCAATATGGCGTTCAAGAACTTCATCCGCCAGGGCATGCGTGCCTGGCTGAATGTGCTGGTCACGGCACTCATCCTGATTGCCGTCGTGTTCGCCCTCTCTCTCCTCAACGGCTTCCAGGCGCAGGCCCTGCGCAACATGGCCAGCACCGACGTCGCCGGCGGTCATTACCGCGTGCCGGGATTCGACATCCTGGAGCCGACAGAGTGGGAGGATTTGACCCTGCCGGTGCCGGACAAGCTGGCTCGCCTGCCGCATTCGGACAAAGCGGAGGTGCTGGTGCAGCAGGGCCAGTTGTTCCCCAACCGCCGCCTGTTCCCGGTGCAGTTGCGCGGCGTGGAGGTGGAGCAGACCCTGCTTGAACTGCCGCTCGAACCCCTGCGCCGTGAAAATCCGGAGGTGGGACCGATCATCCCCGTCATCCTGGGTACGAAGATGGCGGAGGAGGCACACCTGTCCGTGGGGGATACGGTGGTGCTCAAATGGCGCGACCGGCATGGCGCGGTGGACGCACTGGATGTGCGCGTGGTTGATGTGGTGCCGCTCATCAATCCGCGCATTGACGAAGGCGTGGTGTGGATGCGGCTGGACCACCTGCGCACGATCACCGACCGCCCGAATGAAGTCACCTGGGTGGCGGTGAAAGAACCGGTGGGTTCCATTGCGGGATTTGAGTTTCAGTCGGTGGACGCCTTGATGTCCGACCTGTTGACGCTCCTCCGCCATGACCGCCGCAACACGCGCATCCTGTGGATCATCCTCATCTCGCTGGCCGCCATCAGCGTGTTCAACACGCAGATCCTGAGCGTGTTCAAACGGCAGAAGGAAATCGGCACGCTCATGGCCCTTGGCATGACGCCGGAACGGGTGGTGCGGCTGTTCACGCTGGAGGGCAGTTTCGCCGCTCTTCTCGCCCTGGTGGTGGCGGTGATCCTCGGCGTTCCGTTTTTCATCTGGTTTCAGGGCGTCGGGTTCGACGTGTCGCACCTCAGTGAAACCGGGTTCCCGGTGCGCGAAAAAATCTTCCTCGACATCCGCCCGTGGGAAGTCATCATTTCCACCCTCGTCACCGTGTCCATTGTCATTGCCGTCGCCTGGGCGCCGGTGAAAAAAATCGTGCGGCTGGACCCGACGCAGGCGCTCCGCGGGAGGGCCATCACGTGA
- a CDS encoding ABC transporter ATP-binding protein, with protein sequence MFVMQDVTKVYRVGEQDFTALHGISLEIENGAFLSFVGPSGSGKTTILNILGGLDRPTSGEVRFQGKALGSMSREELAAFRRDHVGFIFQSYNLLPVYDVYENVLFPLLLMGKSENDVSKKVRDLVDWVGLSDQIHKKPATLSGGQCQRVAIARALVKDPEVVLADEPTANLDAENSYHILELMQKLNRELGAAFVFSTHDEKVTQYVRREIRLEDGHVKADEVRKVGGEAA encoded by the coding sequence ATGTTCGTGATGCAGGACGTGACCAAGGTGTACCGGGTGGGTGAGCAGGATTTCACCGCCCTGCACGGCATCTCCCTCGAAATCGAAAATGGAGCGTTCCTCTCCTTCGTCGGGCCGTCCGGCTCCGGCAAGACCACCATCCTGAATATTCTCGGTGGACTCGACCGGCCCACTTCCGGTGAGGTGCGGTTTCAGGGCAAGGCACTCGGTTCCATGTCGCGGGAGGAGTTGGCCGCCTTCCGCCGCGACCACGTCGGCTTCATCTTCCAGTCCTACAACCTGCTTCCCGTCTATGACGTGTACGAAAACGTCCTGTTCCCGCTTCTCCTCATGGGCAAGAGTGAGAACGATGTGTCGAAAAAGGTGCGGGATCTGGTGGACTGGGTGGGGCTGTCGGACCAGATTCACAAAAAACCGGCGACGCTTTCCGGCGGTCAATGTCAGCGCGTCGCCATCGCCCGGGCGCTGGTGAAGGACCCGGAGGTGGTGCTGGCGGACGAACCGACCGCCAACCTCGATGCGGAGAACTCGTACCACATCCTCGAATTGATGCAGAAGCTCAACCGCGAACTGGGGGCGGCGTTCGTGTTCAGCACCCACGACGAGAAAGTAACGCAATATGTGCGCCGCGAAATCCGGCTGGAAGACGGCCATGTGAAAGCGGATGAGGTGCGCAAGGTGGGAGGTGAGGCGGCGTGA
- a CDS encoding peroxiredoxin family protein, which produces MKKIAIFVTALLLIWQTAWAAVPKIGDPAPEFSLTSVDGKKVSLSDFKGKVVLVGMFHICVPCMNQAMEFEKVRKELGNEVAVIGINTSGDSKEKVVDYLAQFPEKVDFPYLLDPNHTVHQKYVQRDMPTVLVIDSKGVIRARSPGVGADQLIPFIKQLL; this is translated from the coding sequence ATGAAAAAGATCGCCATTTTTGTTACAGCCTTGCTGCTGATCTGGCAAACCGCCTGGGCGGCCGTGCCCAAAATAGGGGACCCGGCCCCGGAATTCTCTCTGACCTCGGTGGACGGCAAGAAAGTCTCACTGAGCGACTTCAAGGGCAAGGTGGTCCTGGTCGGCATGTTCCATATATGCGTCCCCTGTATGAACCAGGCCATGGAATTTGAAAAGGTCCGCAAAGAACTCGGGAACGAGGTGGCCGTCATCGGCATCAACACCAGCGGCGATTCCAAAGAAAAGGTGGTGGATTATCTTGCCCAGTTTCCGGAAAAAGTGGACTTTCCATACCTGCTGGACCCCAACCACACCGTCCACCAGAAATACGTCCAGCGGGATATGCCGACGGTGCTGGTCATCGATTCCAAAGGCGTTATTCGGGCGCGCAGCCCGGGCGTGGGAGCGGATCAGTTGATCCCATTTATTAAGCAATTACTTTGA
- a CDS encoding carboxypeptidase-like regulatory domain-containing protein has translation MLENWTKRFSVKVGYAFTALFILALGISPSGWAYQEIEVSNGGSISGRAVLDGPIPQPRVYHLVLFPNLDLCAEVETDDEMNRVLYDFIVDEKRGMRDVVVTLEHVDAGKPFDPNPINILSENCKFYPDVNITRQGQTFFVDNQDAVMHNSQVYQKERGKIILNIPIPAEEISEGKVHFQQNYKIFQMICGMHEFMQTWGYRVQNPYYFKTGPDGTFKIENIPPGEYTVNAWHYLMKVRTQKIKISPNEDVKIDFHFDGDEIERPFYETIKSGRIKKDARLPGTIH, from the coding sequence ATGCTTGAAAATTGGACAAAACGTTTTTCCGTAAAAGTGGGCTACGCATTCACCGCTCTGTTTATCCTTGCACTGGGGATCAGCCCTTCAGGCTGGGCTTATCAGGAAATTGAGGTAAGCAACGGCGGCTCGATTTCTGGAAGGGCCGTTCTGGACGGACCCATTCCCCAACCCCGGGTCTATCACCTGGTGTTGTTCCCCAATCTCGACCTCTGCGCCGAGGTGGAAACCGATGACGAAATGAACCGCGTTCTCTACGATTTCATCGTGGACGAAAAGCGGGGAATGCGCGACGTGGTCGTCACCTTGGAACATGTGGATGCGGGAAAACCGTTCGACCCCAACCCCATCAACATCCTGTCTGAGAACTGCAAGTTCTACCCGGACGTCAACATAACCCGGCAGGGACAAACCTTTTTCGTGGACAACCAGGACGCAGTGATGCACAACAGCCAGGTTTATCAGAAGGAGCGGGGAAAGATCATCCTGAACATCCCCATTCCGGCGGAAGAGATCTCCGAAGGCAAGGTGCATTTCCAGCAGAACTACAAAATTTTCCAGATGATCTGCGGCATGCACGAGTTCATGCAGACATGGGGCTACCGCGTGCAGAATCCTTACTACTTCAAAACCGGTCCCGATGGCACGTTCAAGATTGAGAACATTCCCCCCGGGGAATATACGGTCAATGCCTGGCATTACCTGATGAAGGTTCGGACCCAGAAGATCAAGATCAGCCCCAATGAAGATGTGAAGATCGATTTTCATTTCGATGGGGATGAGATCGAACGGCCTTTTTACGAGACGATCAAATCCGGACGCATTAAAAAGGATGCCCGGTTGCCGGGAACCATTCACTGA
- a CDS encoding c-type cytochrome has protein sequence MLSRVSQTLLRTCLSGLTALGLLYGLSLSPVFAFTQPAGVDLPETIQVGATTYSLPHLDNPLRADKSKLKDHREAGAKLYFTHCYLCHGDLKDGRGVFGDRFRPAPANLRKLVIDPGKKENYAFWRIAKGGRGLPDTHRPWESAMPAWEGKLMPEEIWQVVLYIFDSVRHPFAPNTPVSASIERGQEVYQKHCLHCHGVKGDGQGVAAPFSSPRPRNFTKGHYKFRSTAFGKIPTDEDLHEMLVAGMPGTTMPSWQHLPEVDRESLVLYLKSLGRKFEKFKKRGKKHKVTQVPKPAPFTLESKERGRQLFITNCSGCHGVEGRSDGASTHKIVNIAKDQLRPRNLTQSWLFRRSHTRKDLFQTLRTGLSLTAMPRLSPRVHSDETVWDLVNYVYTLSPAVQPEVLEEMRAERIEGPLPQDPEDPAWRSVTAYFFPLGGQLEEEPKSYFTTTNSLWVQAVHNGREIAFRIRWDDPTFDPILKETAKVQESPPPPLPAHLQADTEDQPPPPKPEPQKIPDAFALQFPESPNSAVLPHFLNGEPGHPVTLWQWTSYPNQITEWSAEGAAHWSRKGMSQEVKGKVAFRYGQYQLVLRRAFATSDKERDIQFQPGQEVAIAFNSWDGNVGETGTKKAVSSWYKLVLE, from the coding sequence TTGCTTTCACGCGTTTCCCAAACCCTTTTACGAACGTGTCTGTCCGGGCTGACGGCGCTGGGCCTGCTTTACGGCCTGTCGCTCAGCCCGGTTTTCGCGTTCACCCAACCGGCCGGGGTCGATTTGCCGGAGACCATCCAGGTCGGCGCCACCACCTATTCCCTGCCTCACCTCGACAACCCGCTTCGCGCTGATAAAAGCAAACTGAAGGACCATCGGGAAGCCGGGGCCAAGCTGTATTTCACGCATTGCTACCTGTGTCACGGCGATCTCAAGGACGGACGCGGCGTGTTCGGAGACCGGTTCCGCCCGGCTCCCGCCAACCTGAGAAAGCTGGTGATCGACCCGGGCAAGAAAGAAAATTACGCCTTCTGGCGGATCGCCAAAGGCGGCCGCGGATTGCCTGACACGCATCGGCCATGGGAGTCCGCCATGCCGGCATGGGAAGGCAAACTGATGCCGGAGGAAATCTGGCAGGTGGTGCTCTATATATTCGATTCGGTGCGCCACCCCTTCGCGCCCAACACTCCTGTAAGCGCCAGCATCGAGCGGGGGCAGGAGGTTTACCAGAAACATTGTCTTCACTGCCACGGCGTAAAGGGCGACGGACAAGGCGTGGCCGCGCCTTTCTCCAGCCCCCGGCCGCGCAACTTCACCAAGGGGCATTACAAGTTCCGCTCCACCGCCTTCGGCAAAATCCCCACCGATGAAGACCTGCACGAAATGCTGGTGGCGGGCATGCCCGGCACCACCATGCCTTCATGGCAACACCTGCCGGAAGTGGACCGGGAAAGCCTGGTGCTGTACCTGAAATCACTGGGGCGCAAATTCGAAAAATTTAAAAAGCGCGGCAAGAAACACAAAGTTACCCAGGTTCCGAAACCGGCGCCTTTCACTCTGGAGAGCAAGGAACGCGGCCGCCAATTGTTCATCACAAACTGCTCCGGCTGTCACGGCGTGGAAGGACGCAGTGACGGCGCCTCCACGCATAAAATCGTCAACATCGCCAAAGACCAATTGCGCCCGCGCAACCTGACCCAGTCCTGGCTGTTCCGCAGAAGCCATACGCGCAAAGACCTTTTCCAGACCCTGAGAACTGGATTGTCGCTCACTGCCATGCCGCGCCTGTCGCCACGCGTGCATTCGGATGAGACGGTGTGGGACCTCGTTAACTATGTGTACACCCTGTCTCCTGCCGTTCAGCCGGAGGTGCTTGAGGAGATGCGGGCTGAGCGGATAGAAGGTCCGTTACCGCAGGACCCGGAAGATCCCGCGTGGAGATCAGTCACGGCCTACTTTTTTCCGCTGGGCGGACAACTGGAAGAAGAGCCCAAGTCTTATTTCACCACCACGAACAGCCTGTGGGTGCAGGCGGTCCACAACGGCCGGGAAATCGCCTTTCGCATCCGTTGGGACGATCCCACATTTGACCCCATATTAAAAGAAACCGCGAAGGTGCAGGAATCCCCCCCGCCTCCCCTGCCGGCCCACCTGCAGGCGGACACGGAGGATCAGCCGCCTCCCCCAAAACCCGAGCCGCAAAAAATCCCGGATGCGTTCGCCCTGCAGTTTCCGGAATCGCCAAACTCCGCCGTCCTGCCCCATTTCCTGAACGGCGAGCCGGGACACCCGGTGACGCTCTGGCAATGGACCTCGTACCCGAATCAGATCACGGAATGGTCGGCCGAAGGTGCCGCGCACTGGTCGCGCAAAGGCATGAGCCAGGAAGTGAAGGGCAAAGTGGCATTCCGCTACGGTCAATACCAGCTGGTGTTGAGGCGCGCGTTCGCCACGTCCGACAAGGAACGGGACATTCAGTTTCAGCCCGGACAGGAGGTAGCGATCGCATTCAACTCATGGGACGGCAACGTCGGCGAGACGGGAACCAAAAAGGCCGTCTCCAGTTGGTACAAGCTGGTTCTGGAATAA